TGTTGAAAATAATGAATGTCTTTCTTGATTGTTTGCTCTTCTATGCTGTAATCAGCTTTAATGTTCTTGTGATATGACATTGTTAAGCTCCGATTAATGGTTGCTTCAATTATAGCTCCAATTGTAGGTGATGGTTAATTGGTTGTGATATGACATTAGTTTTTAATGCTTTGTTAGATATGTTTTCACGGATTGAAGCAATTAGTTGTAGTGTAGTTTGTTTGCAAccaaatacttttaaaaatatattggatAGTTAGTAAAATGAATTGCTAAGCCTGAGTAAAGAGAAGTTTATTTGAAACCAGAAGCATTTTAATTTAATGAACTTGTAAAGGATACTTGATTGCTTCTTAATTAATGAAATTGTGTTTGCTTTAATAACTATAGTACAATGGTTAGGTAGTAGTAACTACTTGTTTGTTGCTACCTATTAAACCACAAACATCATCTTCATTCTATCATATAAATCTCCATCATCTTCTTTCCCTCTTCTATATTAAAACCAGTTAGCAATCCGCTTTCTCTTCTTTAGTCCCTTCTCTGTTCTTATAGTGATGGATTCAAGGAATCCATCTAGTCATAATTCTAGTTATCTAGTCCATCTTAACAGTCTACACGAAGGTCTTTTCCATGAAAACTTCTCTTACGAGAGTTTTCCTTCTACTGTAAACATAGGAGCATCAGAGATCCCTCCTTTCAGTTCACAACTATCTGATGCTCCATCTTAACCCCAAGTTACAGCAGCTGAGCGAAGTCAGAGGCGTAAATGGACGCCAGCTGATGACGAGGTCCTCATCAGTGCTTGGCTAAACACATCGAAAGATCCTATTGTTGGAAATGACCAAAAGGGTGGGACGTTTTGGAAACGAGTACTAGACTATTATAATGGGAGTCAGCATGCTACAAAGCAGGGTGGTAAGAGAGAGGAAAATCATATTAAGCAAAGGTGGCACAGAATCAACGATCACGTCAACAAGTTCTGCGCTGCATTTGCGGCAGCAGAGAGACAACTTACCAGTGGTCAGAGTGACACTGATCTTCTCAAGAAGGCTCATGACCTTTTTTCTCTgatcaaaatatcaaatttacCATTGAGCATGCCTGGTGTGTTTTGAGGTTTGAGCAGAAATGGGCTAGCCTTAACCCTCCTAAAGAGAGTGGCAGTTTAAAGAGGAAAACAGGTGAGCCATCTTCCCAAGCTTCAAGTGCCAGTGTTGGTGATCATGAGGTGCAGCCAGAAGGTGTAAAGGCTGCTAAAGCCAGAAGGAATGGAGCTAAAGGGAAGTCTGTTGCAGAGTATGCGTCCATTTGGGAAATGAAGGAGGATTTGGAGAAGAAGGAGCTCCTCTCAAAGCTGGCCATACTAGACACTCTCCTGGCGAAGAAACAACCATTATCTGAGGCTGAAGAAGTTGTGAAGAATAAGCTCCTTGACTTGATCTGAGACTTAAAGAATGTCTTTAAAATTTCTCTAGTTTAATTGCCTATCTTATTTCTTTAACTTGTTCTTGTTTGCTtctgtttttatgtttatgttttctgtTTCCTTAAGTTATTTATGATCTTTGTAGTTCGTGTTTCCTTATGTTATTTATGTTAAATATGTTTGCTGTATGTTATTTAAGCGCCACTCTTTTCTGTTTATGTTATCTGTTTGCATTTGACATTATGGTATTACTCTTTTCTGTTTATATTATCTGTTTGCCCTCTCTTCCTGCATTAATACTGTGATCATTTTTTCAGGTTAAACTAACCATGGGACAAGACTATAGCTACACACAACCCTCGGAGTCAGTGTATTATGGTTTAGGGAACTCAGTCGACAGTGTCTTTAGCGAAACGGAAGATCTTATCCGCCGGGACCAAGCTGAGATAAGCGCAAACAATGCTCGTGCGGCTGCTCAATACCCTCCTCAACCCGAGGTTGAGTTTGGCTTTCCACAGACATGCTACTGTGGTCGGAAGCCTCATCTTGCAACATCGAAGAGTATGAATGATCTAGGTATAATTTGCGTGTGAAGTCAAGTGTATTAAGCATTATAAACTGTAATAAATGGTTACATTTCACTCTTTTGCAACAGGTAGAAGATACTACACATGTGAGAGTGTGGATGATGGAGAGTGCCATGTTTGGAAATGGTGGGATGTGGCGCTTATGGAGGAGATGAGAGCTCGGGATGTACACGTCCTTCAACTGGCTGAAAAGGTGGATAATCTTAGCCTTTTGACTGACTATGAGACTGAGCAGAAAGTGATCAGGCTAGAGAAGCTTGTGTCTGATTTAGGTAAGGAGAAATCAAGGTTTGGCAATGGGTTTGAAGGCTTTGTAGGTGTGGCGGTTATTGTTTTAGTTTCTATATGTATGCTCCTCATGTTTAAGTAAATGAAGACATGAGGAGAAGCTAGTGTCTGATATGTATGCTCCTTATGGTTATTGTATGCACG
The sequence above is drawn from the Raphanus sativus cultivar WK10039 chromosome 7, ASM80110v3, whole genome shotgun sequence genome and encodes:
- the LOC108860935 gene encoding uncharacterized protein At4g04775-like, coding for MGQDYSYTQPSESVYYGLGNSVDSVFSETEDLIRRDQAEISANNARAAAQYPPQPEVEFGFPQTCYCGRKPHLATSKSMNDLGRRYYTCESVDDGECHVWKWWDVALMEEMRARDVHVLQLAEKVDNLSLLTDYETEQKVIRLEKLVSDLGKEKSRFGNGFEGFVGVAVIVLVSICMLLMFK